Below is a window of Gigantopelta aegis isolate Gae_Host unplaced genomic scaffold, Gae_host_genome ctg10365_pilon_pilon, whole genome shotgun sequence DNA.
AACGATCTGCCGAATGTCGCTGAACCTTCCTCGAACAAGAGAACATCGGTGCACGGGATCTCAACACAAGTGACCGGACCAGTAGACTGTCTTCGTCACCAACCCGGAACGCTTGTAACGTCGAACCCCTTCACGGCAAAGAGCCGTATGTAGACCACAGGTCTGCCAAGATTACCGGCTTGTGCTGAAAGTCGAGAATGGATCGCTTCAGGCAAGTCGGTTGACGATAGTGTGCAATCGTAGTGCACATCGACGTCACGGATGATATAAGGTAGACCAACATCAAAGTCGACGGCTAGAACAAGGCATATCCTCTGGCATCCTGCACATGAGGAGTTATGGTCGCCAGGAAAACATCAAATAGGACAGCATGTACAAACATGTACGCTGAAACTGAAGCCATCGACAGGACGTGCCAATCTGTAAGTTCTAGGAAGAcgtctggtcccgccggaaacaACGTCATTCAAGGCCGGCGCcacaccgttgaaggataggTTGAAGATGGGATATGTTCGTTGTGACGAATGGGGAACGGCACAAACGAAGTCTACTCAAGTAAACCTCGACATCGGATCAGTCCTCAAACGGAAACCTTCTAGAATGGTGCCAGTGGACTGTGCAGTGACAAAAGCATATACACCGCAGCTAGACAATcagtcacagccatgtgggtcactgcgtccggatcttctataacggaaggtgccgacgcatcatctggaaaattggtcagtaacctggcacaggcacttcaatccaatgtactggctgcaatcGGAAACACGGACCGTGGATGGTCCCGTCAGGAGCCAGTGTAAACCCTGAATGCCGAATCAGCTGCCGACTGGTGTGGACGGTACGATGTACACGGACCGGCAGGAGCCGGTGGAACCCTGGACGCTGCaccacttcgatcgatcacgGGACGACGGTACCGAACGGTGAGCCGAAAATGCAATTTTCCAGTTCAATACAGGGCTCCGTCTGCTTGCTGGAACAACGATCCACACGGGTAGCCGTGTAAACTGACGGGGGCCTGTGGCAGCCAACGATCGAATGCCGACATCTGCCGGTGGAACCTCCGTGGCGATCACCGAAACCGGACCCTTCTTGGCTGAAACCGGTGGATGGGCCAGCGGCGGTAGCATATCAGATATGACAGCCAGACAATCCCTCAGTGACAGGTGGTCCGCTGCATCCAGATCTTCCAACACCGCAAGAACCGATACATCATCAGAAAAGTCACGTAGCACCCGTGAACAGGCCAGTCGCTCTGGTCATGGCCCGATGGAGATACCGGAGAACCGGACCGTGGGCGGTCCCATGTGGATACCAAGGAACGGATGACCACATCGTcgttggatgtggcaaggacggcaacatgtcgtagacggccgccaagcaatccctcatagtcatatggtccatagagtcgggctcttcaatgacagatgccgCAGGCGCTTCATCACCAAAGTCTCGTAGAACTCGAGCACAGGCCAATCGATGTACCGTAATGGAAGCCGCCGGTTAAACCGGACCGTGGATGGTCCCGTCTAGCCCTCGGAGGCCTTGGAAGCCACATCAACTGAAGGTTGGCGCTGACGATCTGTGGAAACCGTAGGGAGCCATACAGGTCATGTGGAACGGCTACGGTCCCGGCTTCGATGCGCCGAAGAGGACTTCCCCGCCGAAGATCGGTGAGCCTTGGAATCCGTGGAGCGTCTATCTGAATGAGccggcttcttagagggctgcgtagggaccgcaggcctgtcatccgaagtctAAGGTATcggtggagctgaagaagccgcacccctgaagaggggactggaaccggacctgacccTGAACCCGCCAGTTTGGGTAAGGTcgccattgacgccattgtttcttccagcatggtcgatagaattgaacgtaacacttccgccacggagtcagcaatcgaaggcgaagattccaccttcttggtctttgctgacaccaccttcaggtaagccgcgaactcgacatcagACAAGCCTGAACAAAGGTCGCATCTAGAAGTGAGGCCACACGGAACACGACAACCTGGATATAAGTCGTGTGGGTCGCCGCCGGCACTAACTTCTTGCAGCGTAAACACGCTCGAACTAGTCGCTGAACATTAtcagatatgataatagtaatttttcaatctgtgaaaagaaagaaaaaccaaccataacacaaatacaaagccggtaaataaagacgccattttgcaaatggcgtccgacacgacaaccggcgatataacaacatttcatgtaattaacacttggcaagtcaagcgaaatacgtgaaagacatacgaaagctaacgaaagctaacgaaaattaaggtgaaaaacatttcacccaaacacaaagccagtcaacaaagacgccattttgcaaatggcgtccgacacgacaaccggcaatataaacaacatttcatgtaattaaacgcttggaaagtcaagcgaaatacgcgaaaaaacatacgaaagctaataAAAatgaaggtgaaaaacatttcacccaaacacaaatacaaaaccaaaggtcttataaaagttgactccaaacagagccaagcaaaaggacgtccagaTCCTTTAgcgaagaaaaaaagaaggaagttacagtcatgtgaccggaactagagagcagtatgcagtagaagaatttaggccatcccattggctgttgggatgttcggaccagaccacttgcgtgagggggaggtgcccttgtttgaggacaggtaatgtctatagaaattggtaatataaatgtgtgtgtttgtgcatgtaTGTGAATGTATGTTGCAAAAATCCTTTAAACAATCACAGatgtgttaaaaaaagaaagaagaaaaccgATAatacaatagccaataattGTACAGGGTGTTATGtaacttgaaatatacactgtCTGCTACTATAAACTATTTTGGCAGAGATagacatacaaacagacagagacagagagagcgagTGAGAGAGCAAGggatggatgggagaaaaagaaagaataagagTTAGACAGAGTGAGCAACAAAAATTGGCCCCAAGTCCTTAATACAAGCATTGCCTGTTGGTCAATCCCTAATGTAATAAccgtaataaatattgttttaaaaaataataatataataaaaaattccatgtgtgtattatgtattgCCCCTCACCCCCATCTCCCACTTCATACAAATGTATGTCTATCTGAATAGGCTGTCacacaatgtttccattttgcATCCCTCATTCAACTCTATAGATATTTTGGTCTGTAATTGATTAGTTGTGGTTACCTAGCCATAAGTCAgaaaaactaattaatttttggcCAATATGttatcaaaattaaaatgtgtgggTTATCAGCTATAACACTACAAAATTGCTTAGGGGGttgataataaaaaacaaaaaaaacaatggcCTCCTGCACACCACCCCTTGATAAATTATGGAACGGCCcaaaatatattcaattttAATCCTGTTTACCATCACAAGCCTCCAGATGGTATCCAGACTCGGGTTCGTGACTGTGTTGAACCTCGAGTTGCTGCATGACACGGTCGAGCAGGCCATGGATGATCTCGAACCCTGACGACGTGTTGTAGTTCACTGCACACAGACGACGCTCATTCCGAACTCCAACATCTGGAAGAAAATATCTTTCTCAGATCAGTTTAAACTACATGCCCTGGACTCTCTGGCAGATATGCCCATAGGTATATGTATCATATATCTTTGCATATAAGTCAAATTTttcttcaccaaaaaatattttataacttgggggggggggggggggggggggtcgacttataagagggtaaataaatattaccatTTTGGGGATGATtctacaagttttattgttgaattatgccctgtatttacactcaaatgtgttaatttattttttataacttatttgTTTGGCATTAGACAGGTTTTGGTTTTGGGAAAAAGGCATGCGATCtaagtccacttagttaaaataacagtcatcaatAATAGCAAAagtgtaaacaatactaactacctgttgcctgggTTTATTCTGAAATCTGGAAATGTTGTTCAAACAATCTTTTGTTGATGATTagcttcatgaatattaatgagCTTCCCCTAAAAATAGCTTAGACTAGTCTCTGGAGTTCACTAGACCAAAAGGGACACACGTCATTTGGTAcgaaaaccagtgtactttccaaaACAGAGTTATTCtccttacatatattaatatggtGGCAAGATATGTGATTCACTGATTGTACTTTCAGTTTTACAGTAATGATCTGttgataaataaagttgttgtctgtgaacaaaaccatgctgtacagtgccatatggtaacagtcaaacagctttcgctatctactaagggaatatttcattttcatgcTATGTGGTTTGATTGgaatattgcgatgtacaaaacgggGAAAACccaagtttgtaaaataattttcttttcttcaaatATCATACATATGAGCCATTTATtattctcatgtgctgaaaataagaaatacttcaatatttataagttgtcaACTTGTAAGCGGGTCAGTAAAAAAATACCTTTTCAAGGCTTGAAATCGggctc
It encodes the following:
- the LOC121390872 gene encoding phenylalanine--tRNA ligase beta subunit-like; protein product: MPLPLKLFEVSDVMYQDPSKDVGVRNERRLCAVNYNTSSGFEIIHGLLDRVMQQLEVQHSHEPESGYHLEACDGKQD